Genomic window (Melioribacteraceae bacterium):
GACTTGATAGATATTATTCCGGAACACCTGATGAGCCGATAGTTAGTAATCAACCAATGTTATGTCAGCATTGTGATAATGCACCTTGCGAAAATGTTTGTCCAGTTAATGCTACTAATCATAGCCCCGATGGATTAAACCAAATGGTATATAACCGCTGTGTCGGAACAAGATATTGTTCTAATAACTGTCCTTATAAAGTTAGAAGATATAATTTCTATAATTTCCGGGATAATTTTGCGGATGCATATTATGAAAATAAATTGACCTCGCTTGTTCATAACCCGGAAGTTACCGTTCGGTCTCGTGGTGTAATGGAAAAATGTACATTCTGTGTTCAAAGAATTATGGATGCAAGGTCAATAGCAATTAAAGAGGGAAGAGCATTAAAAGGGGAAGATGTAGTTACAGCTTGTCAATCGGCATGCCCAACAAACGCAATTGTTTTTGGTGACGCCAACGATAAAAACTCAGCTGTAGCAAAACTAAGAGATCATAAACTAGCTTATCACGTTTTGGAAGAATTAAACGTTAAGCCGAATGTAACTTATATAGCAAAACTTCGAAATATTCATTCGGAGGATGTAAATTGAGTAATATTGATTATTCTATCGAAAAATCGGTAATAGAACGCAAAGTTCAGTTAAGGGAACTTGATGAGCTTATCGCAAGACCTTTAGAGAATAAGCCTGATAAAAAGTTTTTTATAGCATTACTGATTACACTTTCACTAACTGGACTTTTCCTAATTGGATTGGGTTTAACTTTCTATTATGGTATTGGTGTTTGGGGAAATAATAATCCTGTTGGGTGGGCATTCGACATCGTTAATTTTGTTTTCTGGGTAGGAATTGGACACGCCGGAACTCTTATTTCAGCTATTCTATTTTTATTTAGACAAAAATGGCGTACAGGTATTGCACGATTTGCCGAAGGAATGACAATCTTTGCCGTGATGACTGCAGGCTTATTTCCATTGATACATGTCGGGCGTCCTTGGTTAGCCGGTTATTTATTCCCTTATCCTAATCAACATTCGGTATGGGTTAATTTTACATCACCATTATTGTGGGATGTTTTTGCGGTATCAACATATTTAACTGTTTCATTAATATTTTGGTATGTAGGGTTGATACCCGATTTTGCCACCCTTCGCGAAAAGACCGATGGGAAAATCAAAAAAGTAATTTATTCGGTATTTTCTCTAGGTTGGCGATTTTCCAACCGTCATTGGCAGCATTACGAAATGGTATATTTAATATTAGCCGGATTTGCGACTCCGTTAGTTCTTTCGGTACACACAATAGTAAGTTTTGATTTCGCTGTATCAATTATCCCCGGATGGCACACTACAATATTTCCTCCATATTTTGTAGCCGGAGCGGTTTTCTCCGGATTTGCAATGGTTCAAAATGTACTAATATTTGTTCGAAAAATTTTCAATTACGAACATATTATAACTCTAGATACTTTAGAGAAGATGAACAAAATAATATTATTGACCGGTTCTTTAGTTGGATACGCCTATGCAATGGAATTTTTTATAGCATGGTATAGTGGCGTGCAAGCAGAACAATTTGCATTTCTCAACAGAGCGCTGGGTCCTTACGCATGGGCTTATTGGATAATGGTTACATGTAACGTAGTATTTCCACAGCTCTTCTGGTCAAAACGGATACGCAGAAATATCCCAATTATGTTTGTAATTGCAGTTCTTACAAATGTAGGCATGTGGTTCGAAAGATTTGTAATTATTGTTACTTCCTTGTCACGTGATTATCTCCCTTCAAGTTGGGCATACTACACACCAACACTAGTCGATGGAATGATATTAATTGGAAGTTTTGGATTTTTCTTCACATTTATTTTACTGTTTACAAAAGCCTTACCGGTAGTTTCTATTGCTGAGGTTAAGGCAGTTGTTGATGGCGCTCAACCTACGCATAAGGATCATTAAGAATGAGTGAAAAGATATTATATAGTTACACTGGCATATTTGATACTCCGGATGAGATTATTCATGCGGCTGAAAAGATAAGTAAAGAAGGATTCACGAAGTACGACGTGAACACTCCTTATCCATTGCATGGAATGAATAAGGCAATGAACCTTCCACCCTCAAAGTTGGGGTATTTGTCTTTAGCTGTAGGATTATCGGGAGCCTTAGCCGCTTTACTTACAATGTATTGGATGTCAGCTGTAGATTACCCAATCATAGTAGGAGGAAAGCCCTTATTCTCGTTCCCGGCTTATGTACCGGTAATGTTCGAGGTAACTGTATTATCTGCTTCAATAGCTACGGTACTGGGAATGTTATTCATCTTTTTTAAATTGCCGAATAACAGTCATCCGCTTCAAGGAACCGATTATATGAAGATGGTTTCCTCGGATAAATACGGTATTAGTATTGCGGCTGATGATCCAAAATTTGATGAATCGTCTATCAAAAATTTATTAACCGAATTACATGCTAAACATATCACAGCAATATATTATGATAATGAAGAGATAAATCATAAACATAATATCTTTGAACCAAAGTTTATCGGCTTTCTATTAATTGCCGCTCTATTCACATCAGGCATAACATACTTCACACTTAATAAACTAATGTTTATGCTTCCATTTAATTGGATGATGGAACAGGAAAAACTAAATCCACAGCATTCTTCCGAAATATTTTCAGATGGATTTGGAATGAGAAAACCTGTAGAGGGAACTATTGCGAGAGGATATTTACCATATCAGTTTGCCGGTCAGCCAGATCTAGCGGGGGAAAAACTCATTAATCCTCTTCCATTTTCTGAAAAAGTACTTACACTCGGACAAAGAAAATATGATACATTCTGTAGCCCATGTCATGGTTATAATGGTGAAGGGGATAGCCGGTTGAGAGGGCAGTTTCCTAATCCTCCTAGTCTCCATTCTGAAAAGGTAAGAAATTGGAGCGATGGAAGAATCTATGCTGTTTTAATGGATGGCCAGAATATTATGCCTTCATATACTTCTCAGTTGGACGATGAAGAAAGATGGGCTACAATTCATTATTTAAGAGCACTACAAAGAGCTCTAAATGCTAAGGAGTCTGACTTAAAATGAGTTCAAATTCAAAAGTTGAGTATGTGAAAAAAGAATTGCCCGCCTCTATTCAGCGGTTAGGTTATATACTATCCATAGTTGGGTTAGTTTTAGTAGTTCTTTCATATTTAGTAGATGCCGATAGAGCCGCGTTCAATAATGTAATACTTTACACTTTTATCGCTAGTATTGGGGTTGGCTCATTATTTCTGGTTTATACTGAATATCTTTCTGGTGCGGTTTGGAGTACAGCTTTCAGAAGAATTAGTGAATTTTTATCATATTCAATTTATATTCTTCCTCTTTTACTGATACCGGTATTTTTTAATATTGGGCATATTTTTCACTGGCTTCATCCTGAGCCGGATGACAAAATATTAGCTGCTAAAGCTCCTTATCTTAATATTGAGTTCTTTGTAATTCGTACAGTCGCGTTCATTCTTATATGGATTTT
Coding sequences:
- the nrfD gene encoding polysulfide reductase NrfD, which produces MSNIDYSIEKSVIERKVQLRELDELIARPLENKPDKKFFIALLITLSLTGLFLIGLGLTFYYGIGVWGNNNPVGWAFDIVNFVFWVGIGHAGTLISAILFLFRQKWRTGIARFAEGMTIFAVMTAGLFPLIHVGRPWLAGYLFPYPNQHSVWVNFTSPLLWDVFAVSTYLTVSLIFWYVGLIPDFATLREKTDGKIKKVIYSVFSLGWRFSNRHWQHYEMVYLILAGFATPLVLSVHTIVSFDFAVSIIPGWHTTIFPPYFVAGAVFSGFAMVQNVLIFVRKIFNYEHIITLDTLEKMNKIILLTGSLVGYAYAMEFFIAWYSGVQAEQFAFLNRALGPYAWAYWIMVTCNVVFPQLFWSKRIRRNIPIMFVIAVLTNVGMWFERFVIIVTSLSRDYLPSSWAYYTPTLVDGMILIGSFGFFFTFILLFTKALPVVSIAEVKAVVDGAQPTHKDH
- a CDS encoding DUF3341 domain-containing protein, with translation MSEKILYSYTGIFDTPDEIIHAAEKISKEGFTKYDVNTPYPLHGMNKAMNLPPSKLGYLSLAVGLSGALAALLTMYWMSAVDYPIIVGGKPLFSFPAYVPVMFEVTVLSASIATVLGMLFIFFKLPNNSHPLQGTDYMKMVSSDKYGISIAADDPKFDESSIKNLLTELHAKHITAIYYDNEEINHKHNIFEPKFIGFLLIAALFTSGITYFTLNKLMFMLPFNWMMEQEKLNPQHSSEIFSDGFGMRKPVEGTIARGYLPYQFAGQPDLAGEKLINPLPFSEKVLTLGQRKYDTFCSPCHGYNGEGDSRLRGQFPNPPSLHSEKVRNWSDGRIYAVLMDGQNIMPSYTSQLDDEERWATIHYLRALQRALNAKESDLK